TTTGTCGATCGCGATCGCTGCGATCGAATAAGAGTTTGGTAGATTAGTTAACCTATCCCTATTTTGACAGCTAACAGCAGAGGTGGTACAAGGTGGATCTTTCCCCCGATAATCTTTGGACTCAAGTACTGGAGCGATTGCAACTCCAGTTAAGCAGACCTTCTTTTGAATCCTGGATTAAAACTGCCAATGCTGAGCGGCTTGAGGATAATTCCTTGACAATTTGCACTCCCAATGCATTTCATCGGAATTGGTTGCAAAAACGCTACATCAAAACAATTGCCGATACAGTCCAAGATATTCTCGGCTATCCCGTAGAAATTCACGTTACCGTGGCGCAGGGGGATGAATCCGTGCGTTTTGCCGAGTCAGAAGTTGCTCGCTCGTCTCCGAGTAACGATACTACCCCAAAAGCTGTTCATAGCAACAATGTGAAGCCGCCAGAACTGAATCAAAAGTATGTATTTTCTCGATTTGTCGTCGGTTCCAACAGTCGGATGGCTCATGCTGCGGCTTTGGCAGTGGCGGAATCCCCAGGGAGAGAATTCAACCCGCTATTTTTATGTGGCGGCGTGGGGTTAGGAAAAACTCATCTGATGCAGGCGATCGGTCACTATCGCTTAGAAATTGACGCAAATTCTAAAATTTTCTACGTTTCTACCGAGCAATTCACGAACGATCTGATTGCTTCGATCCGCAAAGATAGTATGCAGAGTTTTCGAGAGCATTATCGTGCTGCCGATATTTTATTAGTCGATGATATTCAATTTATTGAAGGTAAAGAGTACACGCAAGAAGAATTTTTTCATACATTTAATACGCTGCATGAAGCGGGAAAACAAGTCGTTCTAGCATCAGACCGTCCGCCAAACCAAATTCCCAAGTTGCAGGCTCGCTTGTGTTCTCGATTCTCAATGGGATTGATTGCCGATATTCAGCCGCCAGATTTTGAAACTAGAATGGCAATCTTACAAAAAAAGGCAGAGTATGAAAATATGCGTCTGCCCAGAAACGTAATTGAGTATATTGCCTCAAATTACACTTCTAATATTAGAGAATTAGAAGG
This window of the Chroococcidiopsis thermalis PCC 7203 genome carries:
- the dnaA gene encoding chromosomal replication initiator protein DnaA, whose product is MDLSPDNLWTQVLERLQLQLSRPSFESWIKTANAERLEDNSLTICTPNAFHRNWLQKRYIKTIADTVQDILGYPVEIHVTVAQGDESVRFAESEVARSSPSNDTTPKAVHSNNVKPPELNQKYVFSRFVVGSNSRMAHAAALAVAESPGREFNPLFLCGGVGLGKTHLMQAIGHYRLEIDANSKIFYVSTEQFTNDLIASIRKDSMQSFREHYRAADILLVDDIQFIEGKEYTQEEFFHTFNTLHEAGKQVVLASDRPPNQIPKLQARLCSRFSMGLIADIQPPDFETRMAILQKKAEYENMRLPRNVIEYIASNYTSNIRELEGALIRAVAYISISGLSMTVENLRPVLNPGIEKVAASAESVMMVVADVYDVSIEDLKGNSRRREISWARQIGMYLMRQYTDLSLPRIGEEFGGKDHTTVLYSCEKISQLKDSDPSLEQKLRQLADRISITSRSRN